One window of the Indicator indicator isolate 239-I01 chromosome 13, UM_Iind_1.1, whole genome shotgun sequence genome contains the following:
- the SLC12A9 gene encoding solute carrier family 12 member 9 encodes MASSERSALLTYRLCGGSGEEERGRAAAAATPRKLPTFLGVVVPTLLSMFSVVLFLRLGFVVGHAGLYQALVMFVVAYFIIGMTVLSVCAIATNGALDAGGAYYMISRALGPEFGGSIGIMFFLANVCGSALYVLGLVEAVVDSFGIPPGQKAGTGIHVLPQSYWYELLYGTVLLALCLLVCLVGASIYAKATFLIFLIVAGVLGTILVSFFATRPIEVAILLPNSNGSETRNGSFTGFSLATLRANLAGGYDVDYTTGQMMSFSSVFAVMFNGCTGIMAGSNMSGDLKRPSYSIPRGTISAVLFTYLVYNLLAFLMCATCDRTLLQKDYGFLRDISIFPPLVTVGIYAATLSAAMSNLIGASRILYALARDDLFGRALALAKKTSASGNPVMAVILSWLVVQLVLFAGKLNTIAGVVTTFFLLVYATVNLACLALEWASAPNFRPTFRYFTWHTCLLGIAGCCVMMFLISPVSASASLGFLLILLLALHYLSPSSTWGYISQALIFHQVRKYLLMLDVRKDHVKFWRPQMLLMVQNPRGSARLIDFVNDLKKSGLYVLGHVELQDLDMLPSDPLQPQQDSWLSLVDKLNVKAFVSLTLAPSVRHGVRQLLFTSGLGGMRPNTLVLGFYDDEAPQDGLARHPAFTSAREEVPLSFPPVRAPTAPKLLSPREYVGIVADALKMLRNVLLARQLESLDKAWELRRAASPPPTIHVWPVNLLRPDSARYADTCSLFLLQTACVLNMARAWRRARLRLFLCVEAGTMPHAQEEKLRQLLKDLRIQAQIQLVPWDTVTRLHWQTHRGTPGVPAPTGEEEEGTVNFPANTTQVSDEYVCAANRLVLEQSPAPAVRFLYLPRPPADTSLYPLYLHQLELLTRGLGPTVLVHGVSAVTSTQL; translated from the exons ATGGCGAGCTCAGAGCGGAGTGCGCTGCTTACGTATCGCCTGTGCGGCGGCTCGGGCGAGGAGGAGCGGGGCCGAGCTGCCGCCGCAGCCACCCCCCGCAAGCTGCCCACTTTCCTGGGCGTCGTGGTGCCCACGCTGCTCTCCATGTTCAGTGTCGTCCTCTTCCTGCGCCTCG GGTTTGTGGTGGGCCATGCTGGGTTGTACCAAGCCCTGGTCATGTTTGTGGTGGCATACTTCATCATCGGCATGACAGTGCTGTCTGTGTGTGCCATTGCCACCAATGGGGCACTGGATGCTGGAGGAGCCTACT ACATGATCAGCCGTGCCCTGGGCCCAGAGTTTGGGGGCAGCATTGGGATCATGTTTTTTCTAGCCAACGTGTGTGGCAGTGCCCTCTatgtgctggggctggtggaAGCAGTAGTGGACAGCTTTGGGATCCCACCTG GTCAAAAAGCAGGCACAGGCATCCATGTCCTGCCCCAGAGCTACTGGTATGAGCTACTCTACGGTACTGTTCTGCTGGCCCTCTGCCTACTTGTGTGCCTCGTGGGTGCCTCCATCTATGCCAAGGCCAccttcctcatctttcttattgTCGCGGGTGTTCTGGGCACCATCCTCGTCAGCTTCTTTGCAACACGGCCCATCGAGGTGGCCATCCTCCTGCCCAACTCCAATGGCTCTGAGACAAGGAATGGCAGCTTCACCGGCTTCTCCCTTGCCACCCTGCGAGCCAACCTGGCGG GTGGGTATGATGTGGACTACACCACGGGGCAGATGATGAGCTTCAGCTCTGTTTTCGCAGTGATGTTCAATGGCTGCACGGGCATCATGGCAGGCTCCAACATGTCAG GGGACCTGAAGCGCCCAAGCTATTCCATACCGCGGGGCACCATCTCTGCTGTACTCTTCACCTACCTTGTCTACAACCTGTTGGCTTTCCTCATGTGTGCCACCTGTGACAG GACCCTCCTGCAGAAAGACTATGGTTTCTTGCGTGACATCAGTATCTTCCCACCCCTGGTCACCGTGGGCATCTATGCTGCCACCCTCTCTGCAGCCATGAGCAACCTCATTGGGGCATCTCGCATCCTCTATGCCCTAGCCCGGGATGATCTCTTTG GCCGGGCGCTGGCACTGGCCAAGAAGACATCTGCCAGTGGGAATCCGGTGATGGCAGTGATCCTCTCCTGGTTGGTGGTGCAG TTAGTGCTCTTCGCTGGGAAGCTCAACACCATCGCAGGGGTCGTGACCACCTTCTTCCTGCTTGTTTATGCCACTGTCAACCTGGCTTGCCTGGCACTGGAGTGGGCATCGGCCCCAAACTTCAG GCCCACCTTCCGGTATTTCACCTGGCACACCTGTCTACTGGGCATCGCGGGCTGCTGTGTCATGATGTTCCTCATCAGCCCTGTGTCAGCCTCAGCAAGCCTGggcttcctcctcatcctcctccttgccctccACTACCTCTCACCAAGCAGCACTTGGGGCTACATCAGCCAGGCCCTCATCTTCCACCAG GTGCGGAAGTACCTGCTGATGCTGGATGTACGGAAGGACCACGTCAAGTTCTGGCGCCCACAGATGCTGCTGATGGTGCAGAACCCACGGGGCAGTGCCCGCCTCATTGACTTTGTCAATGACCTCAAGAAGAGCGGCCTCTATGTCCTGGGCCACGTTGAGCTGCAGGACTTGG ACATGCTGCCCTCGGAcccactgcagccccagcaggacTCATGGCTGAGCTTAGTGGACAAACTGAACGTCAAGGCTTTTGTCAGCCTCACCCTTGCACCCTCGGTGCGGCACGGTGTCCGGCAGCTCCTCTTCACCTCTGGCCTTG GCGGGATGCGCCCCAACACCCTGGTGTTGGGCTTCTATGATGATGAGGCACCGCAGGACGGTCTAGCTCGGCACCCTGCCTTCACCAGTGCCCGCGAGGAGGTCCCCCTGAGCTTCCCCCCGGTACGGGCACCCACTGCCCCCAAACTGCTGTCGCCGCGGGAGTACGTGGGCATCGTGGCCGACGCTCTGAAGATGCTTCGCAATGTCTTGCTGGCCCGGCAGCTGGAGAGCCTGGACAAGGCCTGGGAGCTGCGGCGGGCCGCCAGCCCCCCGCCCACCATCCACGTCTGGCCCGTCAACCTGCTGCGTCCCGACAGCGCCCGCTACGCCGACAcctgcagcctcttcctgctgcagacagcctgtGTCCTCAACATGGCACGGGCCTGGCGCCGCGCCCGCCTGCGCCTCTTCCTCTGCGTGGAGGCAGGCACCATGCCTCATgcccaggaggagaagctgcgCCAGCTCCTCAAGGACTTGCGCATTCAGGCCCAGATCCAGTTGGTGCCGTGGGACACCGTCACTCGCCTGCACTGGCAAACCCACCGGGGCACCCCGGGGGTTCCAGCGCccactggagaggaggaggaagggacgGTGAACTTCCCTGCCAACACCACCCAAGTGTCAGATGAGTATGTCTGTGCCGCCAACAGACTTgtcctggagcagagccctgcgcCAGCCGTGCGTTTCCTCTACCTGCCGCGGCCGCCAGCTGATACCAGCCTCTATCCTCTCTACCTGcaccagctggagctgctcaccCGCGGGCTGGGCCCCACTGTGCTGGTGCACGGGGTGAGTGCTGtcaccagcacccagctgtAG
- the PRSS56 gene encoding serine protease 56, with the protein MERGEKRTWVSLLGVCLVPPVLLPLLPLLHLVGGAPLGQGLYPMPASVLQAPAVPLTVPPSCQDLLEAQALPELLHRNWALSQACAPYQQLCPPDGAQHNCVPLSAQLCHHRLQECRMAASTLDPDVPAEVVMPGSCGHRGGPQANATAPQGRIMGGSVAPQGAWPWLVSVRLHGELMCGGVLVGHSWVLTAAHCFAGNRNELSWTVVVGDHELDKPGVGKRTVPVRRILPHPKFNPKTFHGDLALLELAVPLALSPTISPVCLPSGPTEPSPGTTCYIAGWGSLYEEGPAANVVMEAQVPLLSQETCRGALGRDLLTSTMFCAGYLSGGIDSCQGDSGGPLACQDPSSHRFVLYGITSWGDGCGERGKPGVYTRVAAFVDWLSLQMDPAPGSREPSCFDLLALAQLPAEQQPLERARLCSFYAGSCRTPPGRAACARLAEETCHARTRRCELHSYAQTLVDLLHRAGDFIRNQFDFSFLTRTLPQLLGKIYGHLFPRRVRRDVPGTAVAGSQPSPTAEAPWRLPTKWGAGQPPPFAVLFKDVGPRLQDWVEALRTMVVGSTSAPTLDNRQLSGEMCLFLQQGEEVVEELVGQGRAFLTQLQLELDLGTPLEATESHQAPGELAEPLRQSRSALREKRELVPTELPGAEEKEADTGRACPGLKESAVRVGAVRELYAWVLRVPETELAMTFQEILVDLGSKNAKGLYRAQVRATVGGRPTAFTGLVGLESDSLARSMPGLVALALEALKT; encoded by the exons ATGGAGCGAGGAGAGAAGAGGACGTGGGTGTCTCTCCTTGGCGTCTGCCTGGtcccccctgtgctgctgccgctgctgcctttgctgcatCTGGTGGGGGGGGCCCCTCTGGGCCAGGGGCTGTATCCCATGCCGGCCAGCGTCCTGCAAG CACCAGCTGTGCCACTCACTGTGCCCCCAAGCTGCCAGGATCTGCTGGAAGCCCAGGCACTGCCTGAGCTGCTCCACCGCAACTGGGCGCTGAGCCAAGCCTGTGCCCCCTACCAGCAACTGTGCCCACCTGACGGGGCCCAGCACAACTGCGTCCCActcagtgctcagctctgccaccaCCGCCTCCAGGAGTGCC GGATGGCAGCTTCGACCCTGGACCCTGATGTGCCAGCAGAGGTGGTGATGCCAg ggagctgtgggcacCGCGGGGGCCCCCAAGCCAACGCCACAGCCCCTCAAGGACGGATCATGGGCGGCAGCGTGGCCCCTCAGGGAGCATGGCCCTGGCTGGTGTCAGTACGGCTCCATGGGGAGCTGATGTGCggaggggtgctggtggggcaCTCCTGGGTCCTCACTGCAGCCCACTGCTTTGCTGG GAACCGGAATGAGCTGTCATGGACAGTGGTGGTTGGAGACCACGAGCTGGACAAGCCAGGCGTGGGCAAGAGGACAGTGCCTGTCCGACGCATCCTGCCTCACCCTAAG TTTAACCCCAAGACGTTTCACGGGGACCTGGCACTACTGGAGTTGGCTGTGCCACTGGCCTTGTCACCCACCATCAGCCCTGTGTGCCTGCCCAGTGGCCCTACGGAGCCTAGCCCTGGCACCACCTGCTACATTGCTGGTTGGGGGTCCCTCTATGAAG AGGGGCCAGCAGCCAACGTGGTGATGGAAGCACAGGTGCCACTGCTCAGCCAGGAGACATGCCGAGGTGCCCTGGGCAGAGACCTGCTCACCAGTACCATGTTTTGTGCTGGGTACTTGTCAGGAGGCATCGACTCCTGCCAG GGTGACTCAGGCGGCCCACTGGCATGCCAGGACCCTTCCTCACACCGCTTCGTCCTCTATGGCATCACCTCGTGGGGCGACGGCTGTGGTGAGCGGGGCAAACCCGGCGTCTACACCCGCGTCGCTGCCTTCGTGGACTGGCTCAGCCTCCAGATGGACC CTGCTCCCGGCAGCCGGGAACCGAGCTGCTTCGACCTGCTGGCTCtggcccagctgcctgctgaacAGCAGCCACTGGAGCGTGCCCGTCTCTGCTCCTTCTACGCTGGGTCCTGCCGAACTCCCCCAGGTCGGGCTGCTTGTGCTCGCCTAGCTGAGGAGACCTGCCACGCCAGGACTAGACGATGTG AGCTGCACTCCTACGCCCAGACCTTGGTGGATCTCCTGCACCGGGCTGGGGACTTCATCCGAAACCAGTTTGACTTCTCCTTCCTCACCCgcaccctgccccagctcctgggCAAGATCTATGGGCATCTCTTCCCCAGGCGTGTTCGCAGGGATGTCCCAG GCACAGCTGTGGCAgggagccagcccagccctacaGCAGAGGCACCCTGGAGACTCCCTACCAA gTGGGGGGCTGGACAGCCACCCCCTTTCGCAGTGCTCTTCAAGGATGTGGGGCCCCGACTGCAGGACTGGGTAGAGGCACTGAGGACCATGGTGGTGGGCAGCACCTCAGCACCCACTCTGGACAACAGGCAGCTCTCTGGGGAGATGTGTCTCTTCCTGCAG cagggagaggaggtggtggaggaacTGGTGGGGCAGGGACGAGCCTTCCTCACCCAGCTGCAGTTAGAGCTGGACCTTGGCACCCCACTTGAAGCCACAGAGTCACATCAGGCACCTGGAGAGCTGGCAGAGCCCCTCAGGCAGAGCC GGTCTGCACTGAGGGAGAAACGTGAGCTGGTGcccacagagctgccaggagcagaggagaaggaggcagaCACAGGCAGAG cctgccctggcctcAAGGAGTCAGCGGTGCGGGTGGGAGCAGTGAGGGAGCTGTACGCCTGGGTGCTGCGAGTGCCCGAGACAGAGCTGGCCATGACCTTCCAGGAG ATCCTGGTGGACTTGGGCTCCAAAAATGCCAAGGGGCTGTACCGGGCACAGGTGCGCGCCACGGTGGGCGGCCGCCCCACAGCCTTCACCGGCCTCGTGGGGCTGGAGAGCGACTCCCTGGCCCGCAGCATGCCCGGCCTCGTCGCTCTGGCACTCGAGGCACTCAAAACCTAA
- the CHRND gene encoding acetylcholine receptor subunit delta, with protein sequence MGDLLGRLALLGALVLSGGLCVNQEERLIHYLFEERGYDKEMRPVLSTDQVVDVYLALTLSNLISLKEVDETLTTNVWLEHGWTDYRLQWNKSEFGDIEVLRLPPDMIWLPEIVLENNNDGLFEIAYYCNVLIYDTGSVYWLPPAIFRSTCPINVEFFPFDWQNCTLKFSSLAYNALEINMHLKEDSDPDTGRNYPVEWIIIDPEGFTENGEWEIIHRPARKNIHPDQPPEGSEHQDITFYLIIKRKPLFYVINIVTPCILIAFMVILVFYLPADSGEKMTLVISVLLAQSVFLLLISQRLPATSFAVPLIGKYLLFIMVLVTAVVIICVVVLNFHFRTPSTHIMSDWVKEVFLESLPRLLGMSQPAESPPGVPGIRRCSSAGYIAKAEEYFSVKSRSELMFEKQSERHGLASRVTPARLTPPDVGEEQLYEHIKPVVDGANFIIKHMREENSYNEEKDNWNRVARTLDRFCFFFVTPTLVVATLWIFLMGIYNHPPPLPFAGDPYDYQEENKRFV encoded by the exons ATGGGGGATCTGCTGGGGCGGCTGGCCCTGCTCGGGGCACTGGTGCTGTCGG GCGGGCTCTGTGTGAACCAGGAGGAGCGGCTCATCCACTACCTCTTTGAGGAGAGAGGCTATGACAAGGAGATGCGCCCCGTCCTCTCCACTGACCAGGTCGTGGATGTCTACTTGGCACTCACTCTCTCCAACCTCATCTCGCTG AAAGAGGTGGATGAGACACTCACAACCAATGTATGGCTTGAGCAC ggctggaccGATTACCGCCTGCAGTGGAACAAGTCTGAGTTTGGGGACATCGAGGTGCTCCGCCTGCCCCCAGACATGATATGGCTGCCTGAGATAGTCCTAGAGAACAA caaCGATGGACTTTTTGAGATTGCCTACTACTGCAACGTCCTCATCTATGACACAGGCTCTGTCTActggctgccccctgccatCTTCCGCAGCACCTGTCCCATCAACGTCGAATTCTTCCCCTTCGACTGGCAAAACTGCACCCTCAAATTCAG CTCGCTGGCTTACAATGCTCTAGAAATCAACATGCACTTAAAGGAGGACAGTGACCCAGATACAGGCAGGAATTACCCAGTAGAGTGGATCATCATCGACCCTGAAGGCTTCACAG AGAATGGAGAATGGGAAATCATTCACCGCCCAGCCCGCAAGAACATCCACCCTGACCAGCCCCCTGAGGGCAGCGAGCACCAGGACATCACCTTTTACCTCATCATCAAGCGCAAGCCACTCTTCTATGTCATCAACATTGTCACACCCTGCATCCTCATCGCCTTCATGGTCATCCTCGTCTTCTACCTACCTGCTGACA GTGGTGAGAAGATGACCCTGGTGATCTCAGTGCTCCTGGCCCAGTCCGTCTTCCTCCTGCTCATCTCCCAGCGCCTGCCTGCCACCTCTTTCGCTGTCCCCCTCATTGGAAA GTACCTGCTTTTCATCATGGTGCTGGTGACAGCTGTGGTGATAATCTGTGTCGTGGTCCTCAACTTCCATTTCCGCACCCCCAGCACTCATATAATGTCTGACTGGGTCAAAGAG gtcttcctggagAGTCTACCTCGGCTGCTGGGCATGTCACAGCCTGCTGAGAGCCCACCGGGTGTCCCAGGCATCCGTCGCTGCAGCTCGGCTGGCTACATCGCCAAGGCGGAGGAGTACTTCAGCGTCAAGTCCCGCAGCGAGCTGATGTTCGAGAAGCAGTCGGAGCGGCACGGGCTGGCCAGTCGAGTCACCCCTGCCC GTTTGACACCACCGGAtgtgggtgaggagcagctctacGAGCACATAAAGCCGGTCGTTGACGGTGCCAATTTCATCATCAAGCACATGCGGGAGGAAAACAGCTACAACGAG GAGAAGGACAACTGGAACCGTGTAGCCCGGACCCTGGACcgcttctgcttcttcttcgTTACCCCCACGCTGGTGGTGGCAACCCTCTGGATCTTCCTGATGGGCATCTATAACCACCCGCCACCACTGCCCTTTGCAGGAGACCCCTATGACTACCAGGAGGAGAACAAACGCTTTGTttag
- the CHRNG gene encoding acetylcholine receptor subunit gamma, giving the protein MHCISLLLALCTLAGVGCRNQEEKLLQDLMTNYNRNLRPAPDGDQIIDVSLKLTLTNLISLNEREETLTTNVWIEMQWSDYRLRWDPEKYDNIQTLRVPSTMVWLPDIVLENNIDGTFEITLYANVLVSPDGSIYWLPPAIYRSVCVIHVTYFPFDWQNCTMVFQSQTYSANEINLLLTVEEGQTIEWISIDPEAFTENGEWAIKHRPARKIINSQQFTPDDIQYQQVIFYLIIQRKPLFYIINIIVPCVLISAMAVLVYFLPAKAGGQKCTVSINVLLAQTVFLFLIAQKVPETSQAVPLIGKYLTFLMVVTVVIVVNAVIVLNISLRTPNTHSMPPRVRQVCLHLLPRYLGMNVPEETAGPPQAARRRSSLGLMVKADEYMLWKARTELLFEKQKERDGLMKTVLEKIGHGLESGSAQDFCQSLEEAGPEIRACVDACNYIANATREQNDFSSESEEWMMVGQVIDRVCFFIMAPLFVCGTIGIFLMAHFNQAPALPFPGDPKQYLPQ; this is encoded by the exons atgCACTGCATCAGCCTCCTCCTTGCCCTCTGCACCCTGGCAG GTGTGGGCTGCAGGAACCAAGAGGAGAAGCTGCTTCAGGACCTCATGACCAATTACAACCGGAACCTGCGCCCGGCCCCAGATGGGGACCAGATCATCGATGTCTCCCTGAAGCTCACCCTCACCAATCTCATCTCCCTG AACGAGCGGGAGGAGACCCTCACCACCAATGTCTGGATTGAGATG caaTGGTCTGATTACCGCCTGCGGTGGGACCCTGAGAAATACGACAACATCCAGACGCTGCGGGTGCCCTCCACCATGGTCTGGCTGCCTGATATAGTCTTGGAGAACAA caTCGATGGGACATTCGAAATCACCCTCTATGCCAACGTGCTGGTGTCCCCTGATGGCAGCATCTActggctgccccctgccatCTACCGCAGTGTCTGCGTCATCCATGTCACCTATTTCCCCTTTGACTGGCAAAACTGCACCATGGTCTTCCA GTCCCAGACTTACAGCGCCAACGAAATCAACCTGCTCCTGACAGTGGAGGAGGGCCAGACCATTGAGTGGATCTCCATCGACCCCGAGGCTTTCACAG AGAACGGTGAATGGGCCATCAAACACCGCCCTGCTCGGAAGATCATCAATTCACAGCAGTTCACCCCAGATGACATCCAGTACCAGCAGGTCATCTTCTACCTCATCATCCAGCGCAAGCCGCTCTTCTACATCATCAACATCATCGTGCCCTGTGTCCTCATCTCTGCCATGGCTGTGCTGGTCTACTTTCTGCCTGCCAAAG CGGGAGGGCAGAAATGCACCGTCTCCATCAACGTCCTCCTGGCCCAGActgtcttcctcttcctcattgCCCAGAAGGTGCCTGAGACCTCCCAGGCTGTGCCTCTCATTGGGAA GTACCTGACCTTCCTCATGGTTGTGACAGTGGTGATCGTGGTGAATGCTGTCATCGTCCTCAACATCTCCCTGAGAACGCCCAACACACACTCCATGCCCCCAAGAGTGCGTCAG GTGTgcctgcacctcctgccccGCTACCTGGGCATGAATGTGCCTGAGGAGACAGCAGGGCCCCCGCAAGCTGCCCGGAGACGCAGCTCCCTGGGGCTCATGGTGAAGGCTGATGAGTACATGCTGTGGAAAGCCCGGACCGAGCTGCTCTTCgagaagcagaaggagaggGATGGGCTAATGAAAACTGTGCTGGAGAAGATCG GACATGGCCTGGAGAGTGGCAGTGCCCAGGACTTCTgccagagcctggaggaggcaggCCCCGAGATCCGTGCCTGCGTGGACGCCTGCAACTACATTGCCAATGCCACGCGGGAGCAGAACGATTTCAGCAGC GAGAGTGAAGAGTGGATGATGGTGGGACAGGTGATTGACCGCGTCTGCTTCTTCATCATGGCTCCCCTTTTCGTGTGTGGCACCATCGGCATCTTCCTCATGGCTCACTTCAACCAGGCAcctgctctgcctttccctgGGGACCCCAAGCAGTACCTACCACAGTGA